The following are from one region of the Stigmatella ashevillena genome:
- a CDS encoding 1,2-dihydroxy-3-keto-5-methylthiopentene dioxygenase yields MSELRVFDETDGAHPRIHTRDFDTIRRELDAVGIRFERWEARQPLAPGASQADILAAYQDSVDRLKQERGLTTADVLSMVPDHPDKVSLRKKFLDEHTHSEDEVRFFVEGQGLFSIHKEGRIFHILCEKGDLLSVPDGTPHWFDMGPAPHFTVIRLFTHTEGWVARMTGSAIASSFPRFE; encoded by the coding sequence ATGAGCGAGCTGAGGGTCTTCGACGAGACAGATGGCGCCCACCCCCGCATCCACACCCGGGACTTCGACACCATCCGCAGGGAGCTCGACGCCGTGGGCATCCGCTTCGAACGCTGGGAGGCGCGCCAGCCCCTGGCCCCCGGGGCGAGCCAGGCCGACATCCTGGCGGCCTACCAGGACTCGGTCGATCGGCTGAAGCAGGAGCGGGGCCTCACGACGGCGGACGTGCTGAGCATGGTGCCGGACCATCCCGACAAGGTCTCGCTCCGCAAGAAGTTCCTCGATGAGCACACCCACAGCGAGGACGAGGTCCGCTTCTTCGTCGAGGGCCAGGGGCTCTTCAGCATTCACAAGGAAGGACGCATCTTCCACATCCTGTGCGAGAAGGGAGACCTGCTCAGCGTCCCCGACGGAACCCCCCACTGGTTCGACATGGGGCCCGCCCCGCACTTCACCGTCATCCGCCTCTTCACCCACACCGAAGGCTGGGTGGCCCGCATGACCGGAAGCGCGATTGCCTCGTCCTTTCCCCGCTTCGAGTGA
- a CDS encoding sigma-54-dependent transcriptional regulator, translating into METLLIIDDDVGLLENLQMHFEEILQDDAPRYNVVTATSAATGLKAAQEAMPSVVILDMMLPDRSGLEIIEEMKTLCGDARIILVTAHHDMETTIRAMKAGAFDYIHKPFPDPAALDLVVERALEYRQLSRRAASVNVENAAARLGDIVGTSPLMQQLVKEIGKVTSSHATVLINGESGTGKELFARVIHNYSYDEAKPFIGINCSAIVDTLLESELFGHEKGSFTGATSTKPGKFELAEDGTVFLDEIGDMSLMLQSKLLRVLQEREFERVGGVKRIKLRARVIAATHRTLSEEVSSGRFREDLYQRLKVITLQIPPLRERREDIPLLVHHLLERINEKVHKRVLRVPPEVLEHLTRLPWRGNVRELENVLTRAVVLAPGEVLLGGDLPALEPGPIPESGRTQPSPGPLFAAPPVDDASQIPTLEEAERVLIQRAMAVTKGHKGKTCQILGISRPTLERKLQKYALSQPLASSLGGQG; encoded by the coding sequence ATGGAGACCCTTCTCATCATCGATGACGACGTGGGCCTCCTGGAGAACCTCCAGATGCACTTCGAGGAGATCCTCCAGGATGACGCGCCGCGCTATAACGTGGTGACGGCCACCAGCGCCGCCACGGGGCTGAAAGCCGCCCAGGAGGCCATGCCCAGCGTGGTCATCCTGGACATGATGCTGCCGGACCGCAGCGGCCTGGAAATCATCGAGGAGATGAAGACGCTGTGTGGGGACGCGCGCATCATCCTCGTCACCGCGCACCACGACATGGAGACGACGATCCGGGCCATGAAGGCCGGGGCGTTCGACTACATCCACAAGCCCTTTCCGGACCCCGCGGCGTTGGATCTCGTGGTGGAGCGGGCGCTGGAGTACCGGCAGCTGTCACGCCGGGCCGCATCGGTGAATGTGGAGAACGCGGCGGCGCGCCTGGGCGACATCGTCGGCACCAGCCCGCTGATGCAGCAGTTGGTGAAGGAGATCGGCAAGGTCACCAGCAGCCACGCCACGGTGCTCATCAATGGCGAGAGCGGCACGGGCAAGGAGCTGTTCGCCCGCGTCATCCACAACTACTCCTATGACGAGGCCAAGCCGTTCATCGGCATCAACTGCTCGGCCATCGTGGACACGCTGCTGGAGAGCGAGCTGTTTGGCCACGAGAAGGGCTCGTTCACCGGCGCCACCAGCACCAAGCCGGGCAAGTTCGAGCTGGCCGAGGACGGCACCGTCTTCCTGGACGAGATCGGCGACATGTCGCTGATGCTCCAGTCCAAGCTCCTGCGTGTGCTCCAGGAGCGCGAGTTCGAGCGCGTGGGCGGCGTCAAGCGCATCAAGCTGCGCGCGCGCGTCATCGCCGCCACCCACCGCACCCTCTCCGAGGAGGTGTCCTCCGGCCGGTTCCGCGAGGACCTCTACCAACGCCTCAAGGTCATCACCCTGCAGATTCCCCCCTTGCGGGAGCGGCGCGAGGACATCCCCCTGCTCGTGCACCACCTGCTGGAGCGCATCAACGAGAAGGTGCACAAGCGCGTGCTCCGGGTTCCTCCGGAGGTGCTGGAGCACCTGACCCGGCTGCCCTGGCGCGGCAACGTGCGCGAACTGGAGAATGTCCTCACCCGCGCCGTGGTGCTCGCCCCTGGAGAGGTGCTGCTGGGCGGGGACCTGCCCGCCCTCGAGCCCGGTCCCATTCCGGAGTCCGGACGGACCCAGCCCTCCCCGGGTCCTCTCTTCGCGGCCCCGCCCGTGGACGACGCCAGCCAGATTCCCACTTTGGAAGAAGCCGAACGCGTGCTCATCCAACGCGCCATGGCCGTCACCAAGGGGCACAAGGGCAAGACGTGCCAGATTCTGGGAATCAGCCGACCAACTCTTGAGAGAAAACTCCAGAAATACGCGCTTTCCCAGCCACTCGCCTCGTCCTTGGGTGGACAGGGCTAG
- a CDS encoding methylthioribulose 1-phosphate dehydratase — protein sequence MFRTEDLGARTEELIRAGRFFFERGWVPATAGNFSARLDERHLVITASGRHKGELDAEGFLVVGQEGEVLSPGRKPSAETALHVMLYRREPSLGAVLHTHSRSATLLSRLSPGGVVLEGYEVLKALPGVDTHAVRLEVPVFPNDQDIPRLAAHVEHYFREHPEPRGYLIEGHGLYTWGRTVGDARRHVEAFEFLFECELELRRLTR from the coding sequence ATGTTCCGCACCGAGGATCTCGGGGCTCGGACCGAGGAACTCATCCGGGCGGGCCGTTTCTTTTTCGAGCGAGGCTGGGTGCCTGCCACCGCGGGCAACTTCTCCGCGCGGCTGGATGAACGCCACCTGGTCATCACCGCCTCCGGCCGCCACAAGGGCGAGTTGGATGCCGAGGGCTTTCTCGTGGTGGGACAGGAGGGCGAGGTGCTCTCCCCGGGCCGCAAGCCCTCGGCCGAGACCGCGCTTCACGTGATGCTCTACCGGCGGGAGCCGTCGCTCGGGGCCGTGCTGCACACCCACTCGCGCTCCGCCACCTTGCTGTCTCGGCTGAGCCCCGGCGGGGTGGTGCTGGAAGGCTACGAGGTGCTCAAGGCCCTGCCGGGCGTGGACACCCACGCGGTGCGCCTGGAGGTTCCCGTCTTCCCCAACGACCAGGACATTCCCCGGCTCGCCGCCCACGTGGAGCATTATTTCCGCGAGCACCCCGAGCCCCGGGGTTACCTCATCGAGGGCCATGGCCTGTACACCTGGGGCCGCACGGTGGGGGATGCGCGGCGCCACGTGGAAGCGTTCGAGTTTCTGTTCGAGTGTGAGCTGGAGCTGAGGAGGCTGACGAGATGA
- the mtnC gene encoding acireductone synthase, which translates to MVQAIVTDIEGTTSSLSFVKEVLFPYSASHLRDFLHTHGQEPPVRRLLDEARQLDGDAREDEQLVNTLLRWIREDRKFGALKGLQGLLWEEGYRRGDFLGHVYEDAARRLREWHGRGIRLYVYSSGSVQAQVSLFRHTAFGDLTPLFHGYFDTRVGGKKEAASYEAIRRELGLPPADILFLSDVREELDAASSAGLRTGCLARGEGPPVDPGPHPVARSFDDVSL; encoded by the coding sequence ATGGTGCAGGCCATCGTCACCGACATCGAGGGGACCACCTCGAGCCTGTCCTTCGTGAAGGAGGTGCTCTTCCCCTATTCGGCGAGCCACCTGCGGGACTTCCTCCACACCCACGGACAGGAGCCCCCGGTGCGCCGCCTGCTGGACGAAGCGCGCCAGTTGGACGGAGACGCGCGGGAGGACGAACAGCTCGTGAACACCCTGCTGCGCTGGATTCGAGAAGACCGGAAGTTCGGGGCCCTCAAGGGCTTGCAGGGCCTGCTGTGGGAAGAGGGCTACCGCCGCGGCGATTTCCTGGGCCACGTCTACGAGGATGCCGCGCGCCGGCTGCGCGAATGGCACGGGCGGGGGATTCGCCTCTACGTCTACTCCTCGGGCTCGGTGCAGGCGCAGGTGTCGCTCTTCCGCCACACGGCCTTTGGCGACCTCACCCCGCTCTTCCACGGCTACTTCGACACCCGCGTGGGAGGAAAGAAGGAAGCCGCCTCGTACGAAGCCATTCGCCGGGAGCTGGGCCTGCCGCCCGCAGACATCCTCTTCCTCTCGGACGTGAGGGAGGAACTGGACGCGGCGTCCTCCGCGGGCCTGCGCACCGGGTGTCTGGCCCGGGGCGAGGGCCCTCCGGTCGATCCGGGGCCTCATCCTGTGGCCAGGAGCTTCGATGACGTGTCACTGTGA
- a CDS encoding methyl-accepting chemotaxis protein — translation MTIARKLLLGFAAMVLILLGLVWSSYESFSRLQAARLLDVHSYEVLLEARSLMKSVVDIETGKRGFLLTGDEKFLDSLIHGRSAFTEHMAKSLVLAAETPSQKQRLQKFQEAYQQWLTTHVEPMLAIRRAVTQGQFDFGGLVDKVRVTEGKRFVDDMRALSAELEQEESALLLQRTATSQLLTENMYQMLLGGGLMGALLATLLITFLSRSIMQGLEQTLSVTRRLAMGDLTVSIETPNSGEAGQMVAGLQEVIRRLSEVIGEARSATFALSSAAEQVSSASQALSLGTSTQVAAVEETTTHLNQFNVSINQNAEHSRRMEQTALEGALHAEESGQAVKETVAAMNSIAEKISIVEELAYQTNLLALNAAVEAARAGDSGRGFAVVATEVRKLAERSRTAAREIGVLAKSSVKVANHSGELLTSLVPTIRKTASLVQEVSAACKTQSEGVGVISRAMLRVDEITQRNSSAAEELISTAEELAAQAEALQRTMNFFQVSAEFHPPAAPRFSGRAARSATKALQTTAQAAAPLPLSLSPSASRTLSEDKDFKRF, via the coding sequence ATGACCATCGCGCGAAAGCTGCTGCTCGGATTCGCCGCGATGGTGTTGATCCTGCTCGGTCTGGTCTGGTCTTCCTACGAGAGCTTCTCCCGGCTGCAAGCCGCCAGGCTCCTGGACGTGCATTCCTACGAAGTCCTGCTCGAAGCACGCTCGCTGATGAAGAGCGTGGTCGACATCGAGACGGGCAAGCGCGGATTCCTTCTCACCGGGGATGAGAAGTTCCTCGACTCATTGATCCACGGGCGCTCGGCCTTCACCGAGCACATGGCGAAGTCCCTGGTGCTGGCCGCGGAGACGCCCTCGCAAAAGCAACGCCTCCAGAAATTCCAGGAGGCCTACCAGCAATGGCTGACCACCCATGTCGAGCCCATGCTCGCGATTCGCCGGGCCGTGACCCAGGGCCAGTTCGACTTCGGTGGGCTCGTGGACAAAGTGCGCGTCACCGAGGGCAAGCGGTTCGTGGACGACATGCGCGCCCTCAGCGCGGAGCTCGAGCAGGAAGAGTCCGCGCTGCTCCTCCAGCGCACCGCGACCAGCCAACTCCTGACGGAGAACATGTATCAGATGCTCCTGGGAGGCGGCTTGATGGGAGCCCTGCTGGCCACCCTGCTCATCACCTTCCTGTCACGGAGCATCATGCAGGGGCTCGAACAGACGCTGTCCGTCACCCGTCGGCTCGCCATGGGAGATCTGACGGTCTCCATCGAGACTCCTAACAGCGGCGAGGCGGGGCAGATGGTGGCGGGCCTCCAGGAAGTCATCCGCCGGCTCTCCGAGGTCATTGGAGAGGCGCGCTCGGCGACGTTCGCCCTCTCCTCGGCCGCGGAGCAGGTCTCCTCCGCCTCCCAGGCCCTGTCCTTGGGAACGAGCACCCAGGTGGCCGCCGTGGAGGAGACCACCACCCACTTGAATCAGTTCAATGTCTCCATCAACCAGAACGCGGAGCACAGCCGCCGGATGGAGCAGACGGCGCTCGAGGGGGCACTGCACGCCGAGGAGAGCGGCCAGGCGGTGAAGGAGACCGTGGCGGCGATGAACTCCATCGCGGAGAAAATCTCCATCGTGGAGGAGCTGGCCTACCAGACCAACCTCCTGGCGCTGAATGCCGCCGTGGAGGCCGCGCGCGCGGGAGACTCCGGCCGCGGGTTCGCCGTGGTGGCCACCGAGGTGCGCAAGCTCGCCGAGCGAAGCCGGACGGCGGCGCGGGAGATCGGCGTCCTGGCGAAATCCAGCGTGAAGGTGGCCAATCACTCCGGCGAGCTGTTGACGAGCCTGGTGCCCACCATCCGCAAGACCGCGTCGCTCGTGCAGGAAGTCTCCGCCGCGTGCAAAACCCAATCCGAGGGCGTCGGGGTGATCAGCCGGGCCATGCTCCGGGTGGATGAGATTACCCAGCGCAACTCCTCGGCGGCCGAGGAGCTCATCTCCACGGCGGAGGAGTTGGCCGCGCAGGCCGAGGCGCTGCAACGGACGATGAACTTCTTCCAGGTCTCGGCGGAGTTCCATCCCCCCGCCGCGCCCCGGTTCTCCGGCCGCGCGGCCCGCTCCGCCACGAAAGCCTTGCAGACGACGGCCCAGGCGGCGGCACCGCTACCGCTCTCCCTTTCCCCTTCGGCCTCCCGTACCCTTTCCGAAGACAAGGACTTCAAGCGCTTCTAG
- the mrpC gene encoding Crp/Fnr family transcriptional regulator MrpC — MHGFNRPLGPIGSNVVAPLQTTSSGMMVTANKIVPGQESIDFKGYFKVESFPHNSVIYRYGDTTDRVYLLKSGRVRLMRVGKNGTRSVVSILRPGEIFGEVFRPEGTTIEEMAIASGEAEVWSIEGRDFRAQLEARPALALDVVRAYAERVRALRKRVLGLTFKEVPARLADTLLTLVEAHGERCPHGGETDLRGITQQDLADLVGASRSFVSTLINEMKRDGVLGNVGRILCVRDQKALRKIAGKEK, encoded by the coding sequence ATGCACGGCTTCAACCGCCCCCTCGGCCCCATCGGTTCCAACGTTGTCGCTCCGCTGCAGACGACCAGCTCCGGCATGATGGTCACGGCCAACAAGATCGTTCCTGGCCAGGAATCGATCGACTTCAAGGGCTACTTCAAGGTTGAGTCCTTCCCCCACAACTCGGTCATCTACCGCTATGGGGACACGACCGACCGCGTGTACCTGCTCAAGTCGGGCCGCGTCCGGCTGATGCGCGTGGGCAAGAACGGCACCCGCTCGGTGGTGAGCATCCTGCGCCCCGGAGAGATTTTCGGCGAGGTGTTCCGTCCCGAGGGCACCACCATCGAGGAGATGGCGATCGCCTCCGGTGAGGCGGAAGTGTGGAGCATCGAGGGCCGTGACTTCCGCGCGCAGCTCGAGGCGCGGCCGGCGCTGGCGCTGGATGTGGTGCGCGCCTACGCCGAGCGCGTGCGTGCGCTGCGCAAGCGCGTGCTGGGCCTGACCTTCAAGGAAGTCCCCGCGCGGCTGGCGGACACCCTGCTGACGCTGGTCGAGGCGCATGGTGAGCGCTGCCCGCACGGCGGCGAGACGGATCTGCGCGGCATCACCCAGCAGGATCTCGCGGACCTGGTGGGCGCCTCGCGCTCCTTCGTGTCCACGCTCATCAACGAGATGAAGCGCGATGGCGTGCTCGGCAACGTCGGTCGCATCCTCTGCGTGCGTGACCAGAAGGCCCTGCGGAAGATCGCAGGCAAGGAGAAGTAG
- a CDS encoding sensor histidine kinase encodes MNALLLQAVQLAWSPGLRVTRVEGDSATVLRRPAAELLDTPLHVALGISPERARDLNALAQEDRHAVEFLSAQLGSVEPSSLRLVLGLSEGAPAAAILDLNALLIGAPPVQISGLSSSLSHEIRNPLSSVKMAVQTLQRNTGLSDRDKRRLTIANREIRTMERMLWMLSEYGRDSVPNLDSHPLRSVLQEAQTMVAPELAERRIELNIEEEPELPRARVDTLRLRPVLAQLLLNIAMGQPEGSQVQVHLRTGPSGQAQLLLKDPVAALPPEERATLFEPFGSRLAHGAGLSLAALRRVMLNQGGTVSAEGSAEPGMVFTLTFAV; translated from the coding sequence ATGAACGCTCTGCTCCTGCAAGCCGTGCAGCTCGCCTGGTCCCCTGGCCTGCGGGTGACCCGCGTCGAAGGGGACAGCGCCACCGTCCTCCGGCGTCCCGCGGCGGAGTTGCTGGATACCCCCCTCCACGTGGCGCTCGGCATCTCACCGGAGCGGGCCCGGGATTTGAACGCCCTGGCCCAGGAGGACCGCCACGCCGTGGAGTTCCTCTCCGCCCAGCTCGGCTCGGTGGAGCCCTCCTCGCTGCGGCTGGTGCTCGGCCTGAGCGAGGGCGCGCCCGCCGCCGCCATCCTGGATCTGAACGCCCTGCTCATCGGGGCCCCGCCCGTCCAGATTTCGGGCCTCTCGTCCTCGCTCAGCCATGAAATCCGCAACCCGCTCAGCTCCGTGAAGATGGCGGTGCAAACGCTCCAGCGGAACACCGGCCTGTCGGACCGGGACAAGCGCCGCCTGACGATCGCCAACCGGGAGATCCGCACCATGGAGCGGATGCTCTGGATGCTCTCCGAGTACGGCCGGGACAGCGTGCCCAACCTGGACTCCCACCCCCTGCGCTCCGTCCTCCAGGAAGCCCAGACCATGGTGGCCCCCGAGCTGGCCGAGCGCCGCATCGAGCTGAACATCGAGGAGGAGCCCGAGCTGCCCCGGGCCCGGGTGGACACCCTGCGCCTGAGGCCCGTGCTCGCCCAGTTGCTGCTCAACATCGCCATGGGCCAGCCCGAGGGCTCCCAAGTCCAGGTGCACCTGCGCACAGGCCCCTCCGGCCAAGCCCAGCTCCTGCTGAAGGACCCCGTGGCGGCCCTGCCTCCGGAGGAGCGCGCCACCCTGTTCGAGCCCTTCGGCTCCCGGCTGGCACACGGGGCCGGCCTCTCCCTTGCCGCCCTCCGGCGTGTCATGCTCAACCAGGGGGGAACCGTGTCCGCCGAGGGAAGCGCCGAGCCCGGAATGGTGTTTACACTCACCTTCGCCGTGTGA
- a CDS encoding MutS-related protein, with amino-acid sequence MTVPAEPSPHRTYTERRAAAQSRLADLDRLNARYANLRGLIFVAAALVAGLTLFGRLPRVYWWAVAGAVALYAVLAVLHNAVFRKEARERLYVTLNERGLARLSGAWREFTERGERFLAPAHLYTPDLDVFGQASLFQLLNETATRAGEERLASWLSAPAEADTVVTRQGAARELSSHVAFRQDLCVEARMVSREKADPRLFIQWAESGPSLQSIRWSRPLALLLPPITLTLYVLGQLSLVPGWSWWIGLFAQLGVVLATRGALRQMEERLSAGENGFARYAPLFARIEGQPVQHPLLQRLQAGLQRPGEAPVSTHFHRFSRLYSFVEFKRHQFHPVVHLFTLWDIHALFPLEAWRAQHGAQVRHWFEALAEWEALSCLAGFAHDRPDFTWPTLVHEGPRVEAQALGHPLLDNPVPNDVSLPGPRHALLITGSNMSGKTTLMRAVGANVVLALAGAPVCARTFTLSPLHALTSMRVKDSLERGVSYFYAEVQRIKAVLDAAAAAKGQALFLLDEILLGTNTRERQIASREVLRLLLSTGACGAVTTHDLSLAVLADEPGAHVVNVHFRDHLEDGKMVFDYTLRQGVVDTTNALRVLRMAGVPVTETEEPSPPLGA; translated from the coding sequence ATGACCGTTCCAGCCGAGCCTTCTCCCCACCGCACGTACACCGAGCGCCGCGCCGCCGCCCAATCGAGACTCGCGGACTTGGATCGGCTCAACGCGCGCTACGCGAACCTGCGGGGACTGATCTTCGTGGCAGCGGCCCTGGTCGCGGGGCTGACCCTCTTCGGGCGGCTGCCCCGTGTCTATTGGTGGGCAGTCGCAGGCGCGGTGGCCCTCTACGCGGTGTTGGCCGTGCTGCACAACGCCGTCTTCCGCAAGGAAGCAAGGGAGCGGTTGTACGTTACGTTGAATGAGCGCGGGCTGGCCCGGCTGAGCGGCGCGTGGCGCGAGTTCACCGAGCGGGGGGAACGGTTCCTGGCCCCCGCACATCTGTACACCCCGGACCTGGATGTTTTCGGGCAGGCCAGCCTCTTCCAGCTCTTGAACGAAACGGCGACCCGGGCGGGAGAAGAGCGGCTCGCCTCCTGGCTGTCCGCCCCGGCCGAGGCCGACACCGTGGTGACGCGGCAGGGGGCGGCCCGGGAGCTGTCGTCTCATGTCGCCTTCCGGCAGGACCTGTGCGTGGAGGCGCGCATGGTGTCTCGGGAAAAGGCGGATCCGCGCCTCTTCATTCAGTGGGCCGAGTCAGGCCCGTCGCTCCAGTCCATCCGCTGGTCCCGGCCTCTGGCCCTCCTTCTGCCGCCGATCACCCTGACGCTCTACGTGCTCGGTCAGTTGTCCCTGGTGCCGGGGTGGTCCTGGTGGATCGGCCTGTTCGCGCAGCTCGGGGTGGTGCTGGCCACCCGGGGAGCCCTGCGGCAGATGGAGGAGCGCCTGTCCGCGGGCGAGAATGGCTTCGCGCGCTATGCGCCCCTCTTCGCCCGGATCGAAGGGCAGCCTGTCCAACACCCGCTGCTCCAGCGGCTCCAAGCGGGGCTCCAGCGGCCGGGCGAGGCCCCCGTCTCCACGCACTTCCACCGCTTCAGCCGGCTCTATTCGTTCGTCGAGTTCAAGCGGCACCAGTTCCACCCGGTGGTGCACCTGTTCACCCTCTGGGACATCCACGCCCTGTTCCCGCTGGAGGCCTGGCGGGCGCAGCACGGCGCCCAGGTGCGGCACTGGTTCGAGGCGCTCGCGGAGTGGGAAGCGCTCTCGTGCCTCGCGGGCTTCGCGCACGACCGGCCGGACTTCACCTGGCCCACCTTGGTCCACGAGGGGCCCCGCGTGGAGGCCCAGGCGCTGGGGCACCCGCTGCTGGACAACCCCGTCCCCAACGATGTGTCCCTGCCAGGGCCGCGCCACGCGCTGCTCATCACCGGCTCCAACATGTCTGGGAAGACGACCCTGATGCGGGCGGTGGGCGCCAACGTGGTGCTGGCACTGGCCGGGGCGCCTGTCTGCGCGCGCACGTTCACCCTGTCCCCACTCCATGCACTCACCAGTATGCGCGTGAAGGACTCGCTGGAGCGCGGCGTGTCTTACTTCTATGCCGAGGTGCAGCGCATCAAGGCGGTGCTGGACGCGGCGGCGGCCGCCAAAGGTCAGGCGCTGTTCTTGCTCGATGAAATCCTGCTGGGCACGAACACGCGCGAGCGGCAGATCGCCTCCCGCGAGGTGCTGCGGTTGCTGCTGAGCACGGGAGCATGTGGCGCGGTGACGACACATGACTTGTCCCTGGCGGTGCTGGCGGACGAGCCCGGCGCCCACGTGGTGAACGTCCACTTCCGAGACCACCTGGAGGACGGAAAAATGGTGTTTGATTACACCTTGCGTCAAGGCGTGGTGGACACCACCAACGCGCTCCGGGTGCTGCGCATGGCGGGCGTTCCGGTGACCGAGACGGAGGAGCCCTCTCCACCGCTCGGGGCCTGA
- a CDS encoding glycosyltransferase family 39 protein, translating into MAFYYDPSPAPRATFHSRRRRLLPSPSRTSAKLRAFMIPRLWPASRPRPLEEGAASAPSQTFQGAFWLGWGALLTLAFLARVANWRHVFLEGGVELIPTDSYYYVRYALLQQHAFPFFHRFDPYISFPSGAFIIWPPLHTWLVALFLALGPADPERAAAWVGPALALVELGLLTLLARRWLGAGVALGALVLMALVPAAVTSGSLGNADHHVHELTLSALAALLLGRALLQGSPRLGVAAGVALGLGRMFTTTSFTLVPGMAAAIPLAALLTRSAPGAASRVGLAAGAGLALAQGLAVVWFGTPTSLAYYDISLFQPLFGLCLFWAGAGGAAFLERRPRWFLPLGIAALCALPLAAEVSRAFGHLTHQDPLLNIVSESIPLWRDWTFARQLLGPVCLLLPLGLVAASVLAWRERDVMTATLVAGTLPLIAASLLQARFTQPLLGSGALLTAVGLGGALHQATPRIRHVSYALLGLVGLSLLASLVPLRRAKAPTDEGLIRSTLTWMRAHTPPPSPAWDTRVPPAYGVVAYFNLGHLLALWAERPAVATPFSQVPEHIQANLAATEVLSAGEEEAAYARAQALSTRYVLLIPIEYFLGRLKVPPRQTVHDWLLEHAGMAQEHRPASSHFRLIHESEEPRPGKPLLPYARLFELVPGAELRGHCTPGTPVSAALALTTSRGTTLHYTPQTTADARGDFSLRVAYPTEGDPAATEVRAMAPYTVSCDGGGGMASVSEAAVRKGTAIALDRLP; encoded by the coding sequence ATGGCTTTCTACTATGACCCGAGCCCCGCCCCTCGGGCCACCTTCCATTCGCGGCGGCGCCGTCTCTTGCCCTCCCCCTCCCGGACGAGCGCTAAGCTCCGGGCCTTCATGATCCCCCGCCTCTGGCCCGCCTCCCGCCCCAGGCCTCTCGAGGAGGGCGCCGCAAGCGCTCCTTCGCAGACCTTCCAGGGGGCCTTCTGGCTCGGATGGGGAGCCCTGCTCACACTCGCCTTCCTCGCGCGGGTGGCGAACTGGCGCCACGTCTTCCTGGAAGGGGGCGTGGAGCTGATCCCCACCGACTCGTACTACTACGTCCGCTACGCCCTGCTGCAGCAGCACGCCTTCCCGTTCTTCCACCGGTTCGATCCCTACATCAGCTTCCCGAGCGGGGCCTTCATCATCTGGCCGCCGCTGCACACCTGGCTGGTGGCCTTGTTCCTCGCGCTCGGGCCTGCGGATCCCGAGCGCGCCGCGGCCTGGGTGGGCCCGGCGCTGGCGCTCGTGGAGTTGGGGCTGCTCACGCTCCTGGCCCGGCGCTGGCTGGGCGCAGGGGTGGCGCTGGGCGCGCTCGTGCTGATGGCGCTGGTGCCCGCAGCGGTCACCTCGGGATCGCTGGGCAATGCGGACCACCACGTCCACGAGCTGACCCTGTCCGCCCTCGCCGCGCTCTTGCTGGGCCGGGCCCTGCTCCAGGGCTCGCCCCGGCTGGGGGTGGCGGCGGGGGTGGCCCTGGGACTCGGGCGGATGTTCACCACCACGAGCTTCACGCTGGTGCCCGGCATGGCCGCCGCCATTCCCCTGGCGGCCCTGCTCACCCGAAGCGCTCCTGGGGCCGCCAGCCGCGTGGGACTGGCCGCCGGGGCGGGGCTCGCGCTGGCGCAGGGGCTGGCCGTGGTGTGGTTCGGCACCCCCACCTCCCTGGCCTATTACGACATCTCGCTCTTCCAACCCCTCTTTGGCCTGTGCCTGTTCTGGGCCGGGGCGGGAGGGGCCGCGTTCCTCGAGCGCCGCCCGAGGTGGTTCCTGCCCCTGGGCATCGCGGCCCTCTGTGCCCTGCCCCTTGCCGCGGAAGTCTCACGGGCCTTTGGACATCTGACGCACCAGGATCCCCTCCTCAACATCGTCTCCGAGTCCATCCCACTCTGGAGGGACTGGACCTTCGCGCGGCAACTGCTGGGCCCGGTGTGCCTGCTGCTGCCCCTCGGACTGGTAGCCGCCTCCGTCCTGGCCTGGCGCGAGCGCGACGTGATGACGGCCACCCTCGTAGCGGGAACCCTGCCCCTCATCGCGGCCTCGCTCCTTCAGGCCCGCTTCACGCAGCCCTTGCTGGGCAGCGGCGCGCTGCTCACCGCCGTGGGGCTGGGTGGGGCCTTGCACCAGGCCACCCCGCGCATCCGCCACGTGTCGTATGCCCTGCTCGGGCTGGTGGGGCTGTCCCTGCTGGCCTCCCTCGTCCCCCTGCGGCGGGCCAAGGCCCCCACGGACGAGGGCCTCATCCGCTCCACCCTCACCTGGATGCGGGCGCACACCCCTCCCCCCTCGCCTGCCTGGGACACCCGGGTGCCTCCGGCCTATGGCGTGGTGGCCTACTTCAACCTGGGACACCTGCTGGCGCTCTGGGCCGAGCGCCCCGCGGTGGCCACCCCCTTTTCCCAGGTGCCCGAGCACATCCAGGCCAACCTCGCGGCCACCGAGGTGCTCAGCGCCGGGGAGGAGGAGGCCGCCTATGCGCGGGCCCAGGCCCTCTCCACGCGCTACGTGTTGCTCATCCCCATCGAGTACTTCCTCGGACGGCTGAAGGTGCCTCCGCGCCAGACGGTGCACGACTGGCTGCTGGAGCACGCGGGAATGGCCCAGGAGCACCGGCCGGCGAGCAGCCACTTCCGCCTCATCCACGAATCCGAGGAGCCCCGCCCCGGCAAGCCCCTCCTTCCTTACGCCCGCCTCTTCGAGCTCGTCCCCGGCGCGGAACTCCGGGGGCACTGCACCCCCGGCACCCCGGTGTCCGCGGCGCTGGCGCTGACCACCTCCCGGGGTACCACCCTGCACTACACCCCCCAGACCACCGCCGACGCCCGGGGGGACTTCTCGCTTCGCGTGGCCTATCCCACCGAAGGGGACCCGGCGGCGACAGAGGTCCGCGCCATGGCGCCCTACACGGTGTCATGCGACGGAGGCGGGGGAATGGCCTCCGTTTCCGAAGCCGCCGTGCGCAAGGGGACGGCGATCGCGCTCGACAGGCTCCCTTGA